In Antricoccus suffuscus, one DNA window encodes the following:
- a CDS encoding branched-chain amino acid ABC transporter permease has product MHITLAATTLADTWISFDTSSLIRDFWSLTTDGLTYGAIYALIAIGYTLVYGVLRLINFAHSEVFLVGMFAQYFILQALGFTPAADAYNEGVALTVVYLIVAMLIAMIASGATAVIIERVAYRPLRKRGAPPLVFLITAIGASLAIQQAFFVWRGQNPEPQIRLMTPVHVFNIFSAQIDNVQIMIVVSAVILMILADSFVNRTKFGRGIRAVAQDPTTARLMGVNPEKVIMTTFLVGGILAGAAALLYTIKIPQGIVFSGGFLLGIKAFAAAVLGGIGNLRGALLGGLLLGVSENWGQALFGGAWRDVVAFVLLIAVLMFRPSGILGESLGRARA; this is encoded by the coding sequence ATGCACATAACATTGGCAGCGACCACGCTCGCCGATACTTGGATTTCGTTCGATACCAGTAGCCTGATCAGGGATTTCTGGTCGCTGACGACGGACGGTCTCACGTACGGCGCGATCTACGCGCTCATCGCCATCGGCTACACACTTGTCTACGGCGTGCTTCGACTTATCAACTTCGCGCATTCCGAGGTATTCCTCGTCGGCATGTTTGCGCAGTACTTCATCTTGCAAGCGCTCGGGTTCACACCCGCGGCGGACGCCTATAACGAGGGCGTCGCGCTCACGGTCGTCTACCTGATTGTGGCGATGCTGATCGCGATGATCGCCTCCGGGGCGACGGCCGTGATTATTGAGCGGGTCGCTTACCGGCCACTGCGCAAACGCGGTGCGCCGCCACTGGTCTTCCTCATCACTGCAATCGGCGCCTCGCTGGCTATCCAGCAGGCGTTCTTTGTGTGGCGGGGGCAGAACCCAGAGCCGCAGATCCGGTTGATGACACCGGTCCACGTTTTCAACATCTTTTCCGCGCAGATCGACAACGTCCAGATCATGATTGTCGTTTCGGCCGTTATCTTGATGATCCTGGCCGACTCGTTCGTCAACCGGACGAAGTTCGGTCGCGGCATCCGGGCCGTCGCGCAGGACCCCACGACCGCCCGGCTGATGGGGGTCAACCCGGAGAAAGTCATCATGACGACCTTCCTCGTCGGGGGAATCCTCGCCGGCGCCGCCGCACTGCTGTACACCATCAAAATCCCGCAGGGCATTGTCTTCTCCGGCGGCTTCCTGCTCGGTATCAAAGCGTTCGCCGCCGCCGTCCTCGGTGGCATCGGCAACCTGCGCGGCGCGCTCCTCGGAGGCCTCCTCCTCGGAGTCTCCGAGAACTGGGGCCAGGCACTGTTCGGTGGTGCCTGGCGTGACGTCGTGGCATTCGTGCTGCTGATCGCCGTACTGATGTTCCGGCCATCGGGGATTCTCGGTGAGTCTCTAGGGAGGGCTCGAGCATGA
- a CDS encoding ANTAR domain-containing response regulator → MTDHDHPESAATDLPTGIASDQVEIDPAAAARPAPRVIIAEDEALIRLDLKEMLIEEGYDVCAEASDGQEAIDFAVELRPDLVILDVKMPGVDGLAAAERICADKIAPVVILTAFSQRELVVRARDAGVMGYLVKPFQKSDLVPAIEMAVARFAQMRALDEEVAELGDRLETRKLVDRAKAALMVEHKLSEAAAFRWIQQSAMERRTTMKAVAAVVLESIKR, encoded by the coding sequence GTGACAGATCATGACCACCCCGAGTCCGCAGCCACCGATCTCCCGACCGGGATCGCGTCCGATCAGGTCGAGATCGACCCGGCCGCAGCCGCACGGCCCGCGCCCCGGGTGATCATCGCCGAAGACGAAGCGTTGATCCGGCTCGACCTCAAGGAGATGCTCATCGAGGAAGGGTACGACGTCTGCGCCGAGGCCTCAGACGGGCAAGAGGCCATCGACTTCGCGGTCGAGCTACGACCGGACCTGGTCATCCTCGATGTGAAGATGCCAGGGGTCGACGGGTTGGCCGCGGCCGAGCGCATCTGCGCCGACAAGATCGCTCCCGTCGTCATCCTCACCGCCTTCAGCCAACGCGAACTCGTCGTGCGTGCCCGCGATGCGGGAGTCATGGGTTATCTGGTCAAACCATTTCAGAAGTCCGATCTAGTGCCGGCGATAGAGATGGCGGTGGCCCGCTTTGCGCAGATGCGCGCGCTCGATGAGGAAGTGGCCGAGCTCGGCGACCGCCTGGAGACTCGCAAGCTGGTCGACCGCGCGAAGGCGGCGTTGATGGTCGAGCACAAGCTGTCCGAGGCGGCGGCATTCCGTTGGATTCAACAGAGCGCCATGGAACGCCGTACGACGATGAAAGCGGTCGCGGCTGTGGTGCTCGAGAGCATTAAACGCTAG
- a CDS encoding branched-chain amino acid ABC transporter permease, with translation MTVSQTSPQKPDKGLLDKLPSVGNPVRRWWEGLGKPVKLTITIAFLIFLVILPLLNPPGISTDSAGLQFSNVLAECARTGLIALGLNVVVGLAGLLDLGYVGFFAVGAYVVALLSSPDSELALRWSWLACVPIAMVVTALSGLLLGLPTLRLRGDYLAIVTLGFGEIVRLLADNIGPLKGQTGFARVAFPVVGTSDSRPFGFFSNANNAKPFTSGLAWYWLIIVLILLMLWAVSNLEHSRVGRAWIALREDEDAAEIMGVSTFKYKLWAFAIGAAIGGLSGALMAGQVQFVNNQKFDVVTSMLFLSAVVLGGQGNKLGVLLGAFLIVYIPSRFTVIAEWKFLIFGVALIVLMLFRPQGLIPARHRLLGADLPKDATIDYEPDEEVDGVPPTNREAL, from the coding sequence ATGACTGTTTCGCAGACGTCGCCGCAGAAGCCCGACAAAGGGCTGCTGGACAAGTTGCCCAGTGTGGGCAATCCCGTACGCCGTTGGTGGGAAGGGCTGGGCAAACCGGTCAAGCTCACCATCACGATTGCGTTCCTGATCTTCTTGGTCATCCTGCCGCTGCTCAACCCGCCCGGCATCAGCACCGACAGCGCCGGCCTCCAGTTCAGCAACGTGCTCGCGGAATGCGCGCGCACCGGGCTGATTGCCCTCGGGCTCAACGTCGTCGTCGGCCTGGCCGGGCTGCTGGACCTCGGGTACGTCGGGTTCTTCGCGGTCGGCGCGTACGTCGTCGCGTTGCTCTCCAGCCCCGACAGCGAGCTGGCGCTGCGCTGGTCGTGGCTGGCCTGTGTGCCGATCGCGATGGTCGTCACCGCGCTATCGGGACTGCTGCTGGGATTACCCACGCTGCGACTACGCGGTGACTATCTGGCGATCGTGACACTCGGTTTCGGTGAGATCGTCCGGCTACTCGCTGACAATATCGGTCCGCTGAAAGGGCAGACCGGGTTCGCCCGGGTCGCGTTCCCTGTCGTCGGGACGAGCGACTCGCGACCATTCGGGTTCTTCTCCAACGCCAACAACGCCAAACCGTTCACCTCGGGCCTTGCTTGGTACTGGCTGATCATCGTGTTGATCCTGCTCATGCTCTGGGCGGTCAGCAACCTGGAGCACTCACGCGTCGGACGCGCCTGGATTGCCCTGCGTGAGGATGAGGACGCCGCGGAGATCATGGGCGTGAGCACGTTTAAGTACAAACTGTGGGCCTTCGCGATAGGCGCCGCGATCGGAGGGCTCTCTGGGGCGCTGATGGCTGGCCAAGTCCAGTTCGTCAACAACCAGAAGTTCGACGTCGTCACGTCGATGCTCTTCCTGTCCGCCGTCGTGCTCGGCGGACAGGGCAACAAGCTCGGCGTTCTGCTCGGCGCGTTCTTGATCGTTTACATCCCGTCGCGGTTCACCGTCATCGCCGAGTGGAAGTTCCTGATCTTCGGCGTCGCGCTGATCGTGCTCATGCTCTTCCGGCCGCAGGGGTTGATCCCCGCGCGACATCGATTACTCGGGGCCGACCTACCGAAGGACGCGACGATCGACTACGAGCCTGACGAAGAGGTGGACGGCGTACCGCCGACGAACAGGGAGGCGCTATGA
- a CDS encoding branched-chain amino acid ABC transporter substrate-binding protein: MVRRPLYGAVAACAILAVVATGCGEKKTNSSSSSGSSGTPTIQPLEQITKEGKKVPEAAASTPADPAGDGKAKCSGVKLGFAGAQTGDNAALGINILNGMKTAVDKHNKANPDCQVEIAPFDTEGTPEKATQVAPSIVQDNSVIGLLGPAFSGESKAVDDQFNQAGLVSVTASATNPDLAKQGWKTFFRGLANDAVQGPAVAAYIKDSLKAKKVCVVKDDSDYGIGLAKEISDTLGSLVTCNEDVKTKQKEFSAVVNAIKSANVDVVFYSGYYAEASPFVQQLRQGGVKAKFMSADGVKDPEFVKGAGSAAKGAILSCPCGPADDTFAKSYGEATGGKVPGTYSVEGYDLATIMLKGIDSGAVTRPALLDYVKSYDGDGIARHYKWDNTGELAETNIWIYEVK, translated from the coding sequence GTGGTCCGTCGACCGTTGTACGGCGCTGTCGCAGCGTGTGCGATTCTCGCCGTCGTCGCAACAGGCTGTGGCGAAAAGAAAACGAACAGCAGCAGCAGCAGTGGGTCGTCCGGCACGCCGACGATCCAGCCGCTCGAACAGATCACGAAGGAAGGCAAGAAGGTTCCTGAGGCCGCAGCGAGCACGCCGGCCGATCCGGCGGGTGACGGCAAGGCCAAGTGCTCGGGCGTGAAGCTCGGATTCGCCGGGGCCCAAACCGGTGATAACGCCGCGCTCGGCATCAACATCCTCAACGGCATGAAGACCGCCGTCGACAAACACAACAAGGCCAACCCGGACTGCCAGGTCGAGATCGCGCCGTTCGACACCGAAGGTACGCCGGAGAAGGCGACCCAGGTCGCGCCGTCCATCGTGCAGGACAACTCGGTCATCGGTCTGCTTGGCCCGGCGTTCTCCGGCGAGAGCAAGGCCGTCGACGACCAGTTCAACCAGGCTGGTCTCGTGTCCGTCACCGCATCGGCAACTAACCCGGACCTCGCCAAACAGGGCTGGAAGACGTTCTTCCGCGGCCTCGCCAACGACGCGGTCCAGGGACCGGCCGTCGCGGCGTACATCAAGGACAGCTTGAAGGCTAAGAAGGTCTGTGTCGTCAAGGACGACTCGGACTACGGCATCGGCTTGGCTAAGGAAATCAGCGATACGCTTGGCAGCCTCGTCACCTGCAACGAAGACGTGAAGACCAAGCAGAAGGAATTCTCCGCGGTCGTCAACGCGATCAAGAGCGCCAACGTCGATGTCGTGTTCTACTCCGGTTACTACGCCGAGGCGTCTCCGTTCGTGCAGCAGCTGCGCCAGGGTGGCGTAAAGGCGAAGTTCATGTCGGCAGACGGCGTGAAGGATCCGGAGTTCGTCAAGGGCGCCGGTTCGGCCGCCAAGGGCGCGATTCTGTCCTGCCCGTGCGGTCCTGCTGACGACACATTCGCCAAGTCGTACGGCGAGGCAACCGGTGGCAAGGTGCCCGGCACCTACTCGGTCGAAGGTTATGACCTTGCGACGATCATGCTCAAGGGAATCGACTCCGGTGCAGTCACCCGGCCGGCTTTGCTCGACTACGTGAAGAGCTACGACGGTGACGGCATCGCCCGCCACTACAAGTGGGACAACACCGGCGAGCTCGCTGAGACCAACATCTGGATCTACGAGGTCAAGTAG